The Elaeis guineensis isolate ETL-2024a chromosome 14, EG11, whole genome shotgun sequence genome has a segment encoding these proteins:
- the LOC105057440 gene encoding fumarate hydratase 1, mitochondrial translates to MAMMVGASRRLAGRSNAASALLAGMLRSALCRPISTAFREERDTFGPIMVPADKLWGAQTQRSLQNFDIGGEREQMPEPIIRAFGILKKCAAKVNMEYGLDPSIGKAIMQAAQEVAEGKLNDHFPLVIWQTGSGTQSNMNANEVIANRAAEILGHKCGEKFVHPNDHVNRAQSSNDTFPTVMHIAAAVEINSRFIPSLKQLHSSLHSKSVEFKDIIKIGRTHTQDATPLTLGQEFSGYTTQVKYGIDRITDTLPRMYQLAQGGTAVGTGLNSKKGFDVKIAAAVAEETSLPFVTAENKFEALAAHDAFVESSGAVNTISASLMKIANDIRLLGSGPRCGLGELILPENEPGSSIMPGKVNPTQCEALTMVCAQVMGNHVAITVGGSNGHFELNVYKPLIASALLRSLRLLGDASTSFEKNCVRGIQANRERISKLLHESLMLVTSLNPKIGYDKAAAVAKKAHKEGSTLKEAALSLGVLTEQEFNQLVVPEKMIGPSD, encoded by the exons ATGGCGATGATGGTCGGTGCATCGCGGCGGCTCGCCGGGAGATCCAACGCGGCGTCGGCGCTTCTCGCCGGGATGCTTCGCTCGGCGCTGTGCCGGCCGATCTCGACGGCGTTCAGGGAGGAGAGGGATACCTTCGGGCCCATCATGGTCCCTGCCGACAA GCTGTGGGGTGCTCAGACGCAGAGATCGCTGCAGAATTTTGATATTGGAGGTGAAAGGGAGCAAATGCCGGAGCCGATCATTCGGGCGTTTGGTATCCTTAAGAAATGCGCCGCCAAG GTAAACATGGAATATGGTCTTGATCCATCGATTGGGAAAGCAATTATGCAAGCTGCCCAAGAGGTTGCTGAAGGAAAATTGAATGATCATTTCCCACTTGTCATTTGGCAAACTGGCAGTGGCACTCAAAGCAATATGAATGCCAATGAG GTGATTGCAAATAGAGCAGCTGAGATTCTTGGCCATAAATGTGGTGAAAAGTTTGTGCATCCAAATGACCATGTCAACAGAGCCCAATCTTCAAATGATACTTTTCCTACT GTCATGCACATAGCTGCAGCTGTAGAAATCAATTCAAGGTTTATACCAAGCTTGAAACAGTTGCACAGTTCACTTCACTCCAAG TCTGTTGAGTTCAAAGATATCATCAAGATTGGGCGTACACATACTCAGGATGCAACTCCTTTGACACTTGGCCAAGAGTTCAGTGGGTATACTACACAG GTAAAATATGGTATTGATCGAATAACGGATACTCTGCCTCGCATGTATCAG CTTGCACAAGGTGGCACTGCCGTTGGAACTGGGTTAAACTCAAAAAAGGG ATTTGATGTTAAAATTGCTGCTGCTGTAGCTGAGGAAACCAGTCTTCCATTTGTCACAGCAGAGAACAAGTTTGAAGCATTA GCAGCACATGATGCTTTTGTTGAGAGTAGTGGAGCGGTAAACACAATTTCCGCTTCTCTTATGAAAATTGCAAATGACATACGACTGTTGGGAAG TGGTCCGCGCTGTGGACTTGGTGAACTTATCTTACCTGAAAATGAACCAGGCAGCAGCATTATGCCT GGAAAGGTTAATCCTACGCAGTGTGAGGCTCTGACCATGGTCTGTGCTCAG gtgaTGGGTAATCATGTTGCCATTACAGTGGGTGGATCAAATGGTCATTTTGAGCTCAACGTTTACAAGCCCTTGATTGCTAGTGCTCTTCTTCGA TCTCTGAGGTTACTCGGGGATGCGTCCACATCTTTTGAAAAGAATTGTGTGAGGGGAATTCAAGCAAACCGTGAAAGGATTTCAAAGTTGTTGCATGAG TCCCTGATGCTGGTTACGTCTTTGAACCCT AAAATTGGCTATGATAAGGCTGCTGCTGTTGCCAAGAAAGCTCACAAAGAAGGGAGTACACTGAAG GAAGCTGCATTGAGCCTGGGAGTCCTAACAGAACAAGAATTTAATCAACTTGTGGTACCGGAGAAAATGATTGGCCCTTCTGATTAA